The proteins below are encoded in one region of Salvelinus alpinus chromosome 27, SLU_Salpinus.1, whole genome shotgun sequence:
- the LOC139555826 gene encoding spermatogenesis-associated serine-rich protein 1 produces MCSFGALDKLVPQDKLVPQDKLGPHGRHYSHGGEINYRPHIRHIEPNLTECDLDWSSGLRWLPAPRYSDAPLPHIKLIKFPEETRLLRSFPQANMVSQTEWTFYPNFGQPRTFHVGKRCLLEGGHHYRTLRCSPERTLEATIGRKKQARFTCHSAPGSRPYLTPEYSSDFHKFGSTLPTTYFGSLTFSADTFVPLQPPPKKTCIPYVARKRMEDREADILEVKKLSKWRPAPVIFKTVLDN; encoded by the exons ATGTGTTCTTTTGGTGCGTTGGACAAGCTCGTACCCCAGGACAAGCTCGTACCCCAGGACAAGCTCGGACCCCACGGCAGACACTATTCACATGGAGGAGAGATAAATTACAGACCGCACATTCGGCACATAGAGCCCAACCTAACAGA GTGTGACCTTGACTGGAGCTCTGGTCTGCGGTGGCTGCCTGCGCCTCGCTACAGTGATGCTCCACTCCCTCACATCAAACTGATCAAGTTCCCTGAAGAGACCAGACTGCTCAGGTCCTTCCCAC agGCCAACATGGTGTCCCAGACTGAGTGGACGTTTTATCCCAACTTTGGTCAGCCCAGAACCTTCCATGTTGGCAAACGGTGTTTGCTGGAGGGAGGTCACCATTATAGGACCCTACGGTGTTCTCCAGAGAGAACTCTGGAGGCCACCATCGGGAGGAAAAAACAAG CCAGGTTTACCTGCCATTCTGCACCTGGTTCTAGACCCTATCTAACACCTGAGTACAGTTCTGACTTTCACAAGTTTGGATCAACATTACCAACAACATATTTTGG GTCACTGACCTTCAGTGCAGATACATTCGTTCCTCTTCAGCCACCTCCAAAAAAGACATG TATTCCATATGTAGCGAGGAAGAGGATGGAGGACAGGGAGGCAGACATACTGGAAGTGAAGAAGCTGAGTAAATGGAGGCCTGCACCAGTCATATTCAAAACTGTGCTGGACAACTGA